Below is a window of Picosynechococcus sp. PCC 7002 DNA.
AACAGGAGAGCATCTGGGGCTTTTTGACGGACTGCAAAAGTAGCCGCCACCTCTGGTTTCTCGAGGGCGACCCGTTGAGAACCAACCCCCATGGCGAGCCGATGGGTTTGGGCAACTTCTGCCAAGCGAAAGTTAATCTGCTGGGCCTGGGCTGTCCCTCCGGTCATCGAAGAAATCAGAATCGGTGCACCGAGGCGCTTCCCTAAAAAGGAGGTATTCAAATCAATGTCGGCGCAGTCTAATTCAGGCAGACAGCAGTGCTCAAAACGGTACCGTTCAAAACCGGCGCGATTGTGGCGAAATTGGACATCTTCTTCGAGACAGATGCGGATATGGTCGGCTTTGCGAACTTGGGTGCTGTCAGTCATGGGTTAGGTAAGGTTTAAGCTCCCCAAATTGTACAGAATCCCCTCTGGGTTCTCGGCATTCGTCAATGGATTGCAATATTTCAAACTTTCAAGGCGATGGGCTTGGCTTCGCTGATGGATCAAAGGCTCTAGATCTATGAGACAGGTTATTTTTTTGTGGCGATCGCCATACAACGGCATTAGGTGTCGCTGCTAACTGGATGAACCTGCTTGAGGGCGAGTGATAACTCATACTCAAATAACTCAACATTAGGCATCAGAGAGCAAGCGAGTATCAAATCTTCACTGATTTCCCTGGCTACGATAATACCTCTAACTTTCTGCTCTGGCTCTGCTTGATTTTTCTGTATCCATGCCATGTAGCGCAATAGTTGACCGATTACACGATCATAGCCACGAGATACTTTAAGCTCAATAACTACAAAATTATCATTGCAATCCACTGCAAGAATATCAATGAAACGTCCCCCAACAGGAAACTCAACACCTGTTATTCCTTCTTCCTCATATAGCCTCAACCCTGGTTCAATAACTTGCAGGTTTTCGGCTAGATAATCACGCAAGTCTGATTCATAGGCAAACTCTGTCGAAATTCCCAGGTTTATTTCTTCGTCTAAAACTTCTGAGTCTTGACGTTGTGCAGCACTCGTTACGCTGTGAATGGGCAATGGATCTTGCTTGGCATCATATAAGCGAAAATGGTTGCTATCGATTTGGAAGAAAAAATCATCTTCACCAACTTTTGGGGAGTAATGCAGTCTGCTCGGTGCGTTGACCGATAAGCGAATTAAGTGAGCTGTGATAGTACCCTTCTTGATCTTCGGATAATGCTGTACAAACCAATCGATTGCCTGCTGCCTAACGAAACTCTGTCCGTTTTGTAAACCAAAGGCATCGACCATATCCTTCATCAAAAATCTAACTGGTTTATCGTAAATTGCCATGCTTGAGATCTCTCGACTATCTCGAAGACGATTTTAAGGGGTACTGCCTCACCGATAACCTGAGACACCTAACGTTCTGCGCACAACGATTAGAGTTTTTCCAAATAGTTTGCAAATGCATCGACCACATCTGAGTTCGTTTTGAATTCCGTAACATCACCGTGATCCGAACGCGAAACGAGGAACCAGCCATCGTTAACTACGACGGCGAACATTGGCCCATTAAAAGTCTTACGAAACGGGTGAATGGGTGACATCCCTGGTACATTCGGAGCAGTAACCGCCAAAAAGAACTCACAGGTATTGGAAGACGGTCCACGCAATTCCGAAGACCAACCTGCAAGACTGCCTTGATCAGCAACAGCTTCGTGTTCCAAGTCAGGCGGTTCGAACCCTAGATCCTTTGCGATAGGGATAAGCTGGCTTAGCAAATCGATGTGGTCGTTGGTTTGTCTATTTGTGCCGACAAGTGTAGCAAACATTCTTGGCTCCTTTGCAAGCTATTCATTGTGTTGGCTCACGCGGCCTAACGGTCACGCTCACCGGACGCAGACAACCTTTGCAACTAACCGATCAGCTTGCGGCGTTCCGGTGCAGCGAATTGTTAGGCTCGCACATGCCTGCGAATAACAGGTTTCGCAAACAACCGAACAGACTATAAATCTTGTTTCAAAGAACAAAGAACTTTTGCTAAGAAACTCAGCTTATGAGGTTATGTGAACACATTTCTGCTTGATTGATAACATATAACCAAAAAGTATGGGTAGCGTGGGCTTTTATGCATCAAAAAAGCTTCTTGCAATCTGTGCACATGCATTTTGCGACTCAATAGAGGTGTTCACAACAATGAAATTGCATAAAGATAAACTCAAAAATCGCTCAAAAATCTGATTTGTACTGTGCCAACAACGTATCAAGTATTTTTCAGGAATAGTATTTGCTCTAGACCTATTTCTTTGCAGACAAATTTCAAGAGGAGCAGTTACAATTACAACTCTATCTTCTTCACTAAACAGCAGATAAGGTTTCCCAAATAACTTATGATAATCATGATAGGAAAACTCATAAATTAGATTTTTACCAGAGAAAAGCAATAGCTTATGTAGAGCCTCATCAATTTCTGAATCCAACATTGGACGATTCACAACGGAGTA
It encodes the following:
- a CDS encoding endonuclease NucS domain-containing protein, producing MAIYDKPVRFLMKDMVDAFGLQNGQSFVRQQAIDWFVQHYPKIKKGTITAHLIRLSVNAPSRLHYSPKVGEDDFFFQIDSNHFRLYDAKQDPLPIHSVTSAAQRQDSEVLDEEINLGISTEFAYESDLRDYLAENLQVIEPGLRLYEEEGITGVEFPVGGRFIDILAVDCNDNFVVIELKVSRGYDRVIGQLLRYMAWIQKNQAEPEQKVRGIIVAREISEDLILACSLMPNVELFEYELSLALKQVHPVSSDT
- a CDS encoding AAA family ATPase, whose product is MKRFLIGAPASGKSTIGSIIAKGSDYCHTSIDCFVHLVYSYSVVNRPMLDSEIDEALHKLLLFSGKNLIYEFSYHDYHKLFGKPYLLFSEEDRVVIVTAPLEICLQRNRSRANTIPEKYLIRCWHSTNQIFERFLSLSLCNFIVVNTSIESQNACAQIARSFFDA